The following proteins are encoded in a genomic region of Triticum dicoccoides isolate Atlit2015 ecotype Zavitan chromosome 1B, WEW_v2.0, whole genome shotgun sequence:
- the LOC119350708 gene encoding protein CONTINUOUS VASCULAR RING 1-like, whose protein sequence is MGWLSQATFCACCRLFDITSQTVILFPIAITFYFTWWFIHFVDGFFCPIYAQLGINIFGLGFITSVTFIFFVGVFMSSWVGASVLGIGEWILKRMPLVRHIYNASKQISAAISPDQNKQALKEAVIIRHPRIGEYAFGFITSSVSLQSYFGQEDLYCVYVPTNHLYIGDIFMVNSKDVIRPNLSVREGIEIVVSGGMSMPQILSTLDPHPDLHAIHTDQGGASRG, encoded by the exons ATGGGGTGGCTCAGTCAGGCGACCTTCTGTGCATGCTGCCGTCTATTTGACATTACTTCCCAAAC TGTGATTCTCTTCCCCATAGCGATAACATTCTACTTCACCTGGTGGTTCATTCATTTTGTTGATGGATTCTTCTGTCCAATCTATGCACAATTGGGTATCAACATTTTTG GTCTTGGCTTCATCACTTCTGTTACTTTCATATTTTTCGTTGGGGTCTTCATGTCATCTTGGGTTGGAGCATCTGTTCTTGGCATTGGTGAATGGATCCTCAAGCGCATGCCACTTGTGCGCCACATCTACAATGCATCCAAGCAAATTAGTGCTGCTATATCGCCAG ATCAAAACAAACAGGCATTGAAGGAGGCAGTCATCATACGACATCCTCGTATTGGGGAATATGCATTTGGATTCATTACCTCATCAGTCTCGCTCCAG AGCTATTTTGGTCAAGAGGACCTTTACTGTGTCTATGTGCCGACCAACCATCTCTACATTGGTGATATCTTCATGGTGAACTCGAAGGATGTGATAAGGCCTAATCTTTCTGTGCGTGAAGGCATTG AGATCGTTGTGTCTGGTGGTATGTCAATGCCCCAGATTTTGTCGACCCTGGATCCACATCCAGATCTGCATGCAATCCACACAGACCAAGGTGGAGCGAGCAGAGGCTGA